From Toxorhynchites rutilus septentrionalis strain SRP chromosome 2, ASM2978413v1, whole genome shotgun sequence, a single genomic window includes:
- the LOC129767897 gene encoding uncharacterized protein LOC129767897, which yields MVQIELSSGSCLDVSERHQQNQLQPQRLQQRPENSLDLASVLFGKCGDTNNMACLPQAAFAVHKLRKQQNEKDLAVARLTTDKQDVPRYMNNQTLDLTPVNYSDKFMNSIWGLYNRYSPHNFKKNNGSVQQYFGMQQPFAVACAASEESNSDAKQNPMK from the exons ATGGTGCAGATTGAACTCTCCAGTGGTAGCTGCTTGGACGTGTCTGAACGACATCAACAGAACCAGTTGCAACCGCAACGGTTGCAGCAAAGGCCCGAAAATTCGCTCGATTTAGCGAGTGTCTTATTTGGGAAGTGTGGAG ACACAAACAACATGGCGTGTCTCCCACAGGCTGCGTTCGCAGTTCACAAACTGCGCAAGCAGCAGAACGAGAAGGACCTCGCCGTCGCTCGACTCACCACGGACAAGCAGGATGTGCCACGCTATATGAACAACCAAA CACTTGACCTCACCCCGGTCAACTACAGCGATAAGTTTATGAACAGCATCTGGGGCTTGTACAATCGCTACTCGCCGCATAACTTCAAGAAGAACAACGGCTCCGTTCAGCAGTACTTTGGCATGCAGCAGCC TTTCGCTGTTGCATGCGCCGCCTCGGAGGAGTCGAACTCCGATGCGAAACAAAATCCAATGAAGTAA
- the LOC129767568 gene encoding synaptogyrin has translation MMDFSGGAYGGGKAGGAFDPIAFVMRPTVILRAVCWLFAIIVFGCISSEGWREEGGKEYCIINRDSNACNYAVGIGVIAFLASMGFIAGEYMFEKMSSVKTRKHYVLGDLGFSALWTFLYFIGFCYLTNSWGKAETPPNGEGVNNVQASIAFSFFSIFTWAACAYFAYLRFKAGVDPSFSSTYESDPNATTQYSAYPVGAESEQFQQAPFSGQQQQQQSAGDFNASTY, from the exons ATGATGGATTTCAGCGGTGGTGCCTACGGAGGAGGCAAAGCTGGCGGGGCGTTCGATCCTATCGCCTTCGTGATGCGACCAACTGTGATTCTACGAGCCGTTTGTTGG CTATTCGCGATCATCGTTTTCGGCTGCATATCATCCGAGGGCTGGCGGGAAGAAGGTGGCAAGGAGTACTGCATAATCAATCGGGATTCGAACGCGTGCAACTATGCGGTAGGCATCGGAGTCATCGCTTTTCTAGCCTCGATGGGTTTCATCGCCGGTGAGTATATGTTCGAGAAGATGTCCTCGGTAAAAACTCGGAAGCACTACGTTCTCGGGGATCTCGGATTTTCCG CCTTGTGGACCTTCCTGTACTTCATCGGCTTCTGCTACCTCACCAACTCGTGGGGCAAAGCGGAGACTCCACCCAACGGTGAGGGTGTGAACAATGTCCAGGCTTCCATTGCGTTTTCGTTCTTCTCGATCTTCACCTGGGCCGCCTGTGCCTACTTCGCGTATCTGCGCTTCAAGGCGGGCGTGGATCCGTCCTTCTCGTCGACCTACGAGTCGGATCCGAACGCTACCACCCAGTACTCGGCCTATCCGGTGGGCGCGGAAAGCGAACAGTTCCAGCAGGCACCATTCAGCggccaacagcagcagcagcaatcggCTG